In one window of Verrucomicrobiia bacterium DNA:
- a CDS encoding lamin tail domain-containing protein — translation MPSTGPHPRNPRHRRTTGSAFARPAAGSAAFTTLALVAVLLTFAIPTRAQVILTEFGAVNASTLLDEDGAAEDWIELANPGPEPVPLAGWSLTDNAADRRKWTFPATNLAPRAHLLVFASGKDRRTPGSPLHANFRLSSDGEYLALIAPDDRTATEFAPAFPRQFRDVSYGFAFDRTTLTLVAPDAPGRLRIPSDDTLGLAWTAPDFNDSAWQPIVNGVGFDTGAPDPDASSYALRVLATEPALYWRLDESDGNTAANLGSWGDAGRGRFEGAPQLGQPGPRPPRHPSLEPDNRAPLLDGDDDFIGGPMGLLSDRTGFTMAGWIRPTRAQSSRTGLWGQNDAVEFGFISPSTLQLWTPSGSVELTYPHPNGEWHHLTAVGTADALQIYLDGTLAAQSPGGGGHHGSSPFPFNAGGGGVFDASGNAFAGQLDEIAVWTRTLSPTEISGLFEAAPPVSYAPLIATDLRDLLHGIHTTAYVRFPFTLEDPTSVSRLTLRVRYDDGLVAWLNGVPVASLNAPDAPDWTAAATRPNPDHRAIQWQELDLTPHAHALVHGPNVLAVQGLNLTADDPDFLIQVELSADRPGLMAETPRYFTVPTPGAPNNVGAADLGPIVVDALHTPNEPSSEEPLTLQVHVAPTFAPVAAVQLRYRIQFGPEQILPMEPAAGLHSATLPAPVAAPGQMIRYHITATDTEGRTSRWPLHTDPLDSEAWLGTVVRDASIQSALPVLHLFVENPGAADTFSGTRIALFHAGELYDNVRMRLRGQSSSGFPKKGYNLDFPADHRFLYRPGATRVKDIRLLTNWGDKARVRNALAYEFLAASGSLAHFAFQVRLQRNGQFFSIADLVEDSDDRWLERLGRDPRGALYKMYNNLGSAGGNEKKTRRWENFNDLQSLVTALDEGRSLTQRALHAWDHLDLPQIVSYFAGLALCSSQDHGHKNYYLYRDSDGSGEWALLPWDVDLTWGRNWLDARGYFTDTLFQDNVLTFYNPAQQNKPANRLYNLVFDHPEFRAMVLRRLRTVMDTVLQPPGTPAAELRIEARVRAMMDAMDPPGIAPSDADLDFQRWGSWGNGNPMRAEAERLLSIHLPGRRTFLFDQNPLLRGDPIPPSQPAAAAPRFGRLDFLPNSGNPLEEFVELTNPHPHALDLSGWRIRGAIDHTFRPGTVVPAGRSLHLSPDARSFRARTASPRGHEGHFVQGNYRGFLSARGDTLLLEDDTGRLMASHSYEGRPTQAQQFLRITEIFYNPDPVPGLPHDAQSYEFLELRNLGPEPLDLTGIRLTRGVRFDFSLGTIPTLAPAAHVLVVRDVAAFTARYGPLDSIAGTFEGALDNAGETLRLDDAVGEMILEFAYDDAWYPITDGRGHSLVFRDPSVPWDTWGHSANWRPSTRPGGSPGTVDDPFPPAERPRLVVEPGPGGALELRFQTAPGQAYTVQAAATVTQAIWLDLDHLPAGPARTVSIPLPLVPDPARYFRLRLD, via the coding sequence ATGCCATCGACCGGCCCCCATCCACGAAACCCACGTCATCGCCGCACCACCGGGTCCGCCTTCGCCCGTCCGGCCGCCGGGTCCGCCGCGTTCACCACGCTCGCCCTCGTTGCCGTCCTTCTGACTTTCGCGATACCCACCCGCGCGCAGGTGATCCTCACCGAGTTCGGCGCGGTCAATGCCAGCACCCTCCTCGATGAGGATGGCGCCGCCGAAGACTGGATCGAACTGGCCAACCCCGGTCCCGAACCCGTCCCCCTCGCCGGCTGGAGCCTCACCGACAACGCCGCCGATCGCCGCAAGTGGACGTTCCCCGCCACCAACCTCGCCCCCCGGGCGCACCTCCTCGTGTTCGCCTCGGGCAAGGACCGACGCACCCCGGGCAGCCCCCTGCACGCCAACTTCCGTCTCAGTTCGGATGGCGAATACCTCGCTCTGATCGCCCCCGACGACCGCACGGCCACGGAGTTCGCCCCGGCCTTCCCCCGTCAGTTCCGCGATGTCTCCTACGGCTTCGCCTTCGACCGCACCACCCTCACTCTGGTCGCCCCCGACGCCCCCGGCCGCCTGAGGATCCCGTCCGATGACACCCTCGGCCTCGCCTGGACGGCGCCCGATTTCAACGACTCCGCCTGGCAACCGATCGTCAATGGCGTGGGCTTCGACACCGGCGCACCCGACCCGGACGCATCCTCCTACGCGCTCCGGGTCCTCGCCACCGAACCCGCCCTCTACTGGCGCCTCGACGAATCCGACGGCAACACCGCAGCCAACCTCGGCTCGTGGGGCGACGCCGGACGCGGCCGCTTCGAAGGCGCTCCGCAACTGGGCCAGCCCGGACCGCGCCCGCCCCGACACCCTTCCCTCGAACCCGACAACCGCGCCCCGCTCCTCGATGGCGACGACGACTTCATCGGCGGCCCGATGGGTCTGCTCAGCGATCGGACCGGGTTCACCATGGCCGGCTGGATTCGCCCGACCCGTGCCCAGTCGTCCCGCACCGGCCTCTGGGGCCAGAACGACGCCGTCGAGTTCGGGTTCATCAGCCCTTCCACCCTCCAGCTCTGGACCCCGTCCGGCAGTGTCGAACTGACCTACCCCCATCCCAACGGCGAATGGCATCACCTGACCGCCGTGGGAACCGCCGACGCCCTGCAGATTTACCTCGATGGAACCCTCGCCGCACAATCACCCGGAGGCGGCGGCCATCACGGCAGTTCGCCATTCCCCTTCAATGCCGGCGGCGGCGGCGTGTTCGACGCCTCGGGCAACGCCTTCGCCGGCCAGCTCGACGAGATCGCCGTCTGGACCCGCACGCTGTCCCCGACCGAGATCTCCGGCCTGTTCGAAGCCGCACCCCCCGTTTCCTACGCCCCCCTGATCGCCACCGACCTCCGCGACCTCCTTCACGGCATCCACACCACCGCCTATGTGCGATTCCCGTTCACCCTCGAAGATCCCACGTCGGTCAGCCGCCTGACCCTCCGGGTGCGCTACGACGACGGGCTGGTCGCCTGGCTCAACGGCGTCCCCGTCGCCAGCCTCAACGCTCCCGATGCCCCCGACTGGACCGCCGCCGCCACCCGGCCGAACCCCGACCATCGCGCCATCCAGTGGCAGGAACTGGACCTGACACCCCACGCCCATGCGCTGGTGCACGGCCCGAACGTCCTCGCCGTCCAGGGCCTCAACCTCACCGCCGACGACCCCGACTTCCTCATCCAGGTCGAACTGTCCGCCGATCGCCCCGGACTCATGGCCGAAACGCCCCGGTACTTCACCGTCCCCACCCCCGGTGCCCCCAACAACGTGGGCGCCGCCGACCTCGGCCCGATCGTCGTCGATGCCCTTCACACCCCCAACGAACCCTCCAGCGAAGAACCCCTGACCCTCCAGGTCCACGTCGCCCCGACCTTCGCGCCCGTCGCCGCGGTTCAACTCCGGTACCGCATCCAGTTCGGCCCCGAACAGATCCTCCCGATGGAACCCGCCGCCGGTCTCCACTCGGCGACCCTACCCGCACCCGTGGCCGCCCCGGGCCAGATGATCCGCTACCACATCACCGCCACCGACACCGAAGGCCGCACCTCGCGCTGGCCCCTCCACACCGACCCGCTCGATTCCGAGGCCTGGCTCGGCACCGTGGTGCGCGACGCCTCCATCCAGTCCGCGCTCCCCGTCCTCCATCTCTTCGTCGAAAACCCCGGCGCCGCGGACACCTTCTCCGGCACCCGCATCGCCCTGTTCCATGCCGGCGAACTCTACGACAACGTCCGCATGCGCCTGCGCGGCCAGAGTTCCAGCGGCTTCCCCAAGAAGGGTTACAACCTCGACTTCCCCGCCGATCACCGCTTCCTCTACCGACCCGGCGCCACCCGGGTGAAGGACATCCGGCTCCTCACCAACTGGGGCGACAAGGCCCGCGTCCGCAACGCCCTCGCCTACGAGTTCCTCGCCGCATCCGGCAGCCTCGCCCACTTCGCCTTCCAGGTCCGCCTCCAGCGCAACGGCCAGTTCTTCAGCATCGCCGACCTCGTCGAGGACAGCGACGACCGCTGGCTGGAACGGCTCGGACGCGACCCACGCGGTGCCCTCTACAAGATGTACAACAACCTCGGCAGCGCGGGCGGCAACGAGAAGAAGACCCGCCGCTGGGAGAACTTCAACGATCTCCAGTCCCTGGTCACCGCCCTGGACGAAGGACGTTCCCTCACCCAGCGCGCCCTCCATGCCTGGGACCATCTCGACCTGCCCCAGATCGTCTCCTACTTCGCCGGACTCGCCCTCTGCAGCAGCCAGGACCACGGCCACAAGAACTACTACCTCTACCGCGACAGCGACGGCTCCGGCGAATGGGCCCTGCTCCCCTGGGACGTCGATCTCACCTGGGGCCGCAACTGGCTCGATGCCCGCGGCTACTTCACCGACACCCTCTTCCAGGACAACGTCCTCACCTTCTACAACCCCGCCCAGCAGAACAAACCCGCCAACCGCCTCTACAACCTCGTCTTCGATCACCCCGAGTTCCGCGCCATGGTTCTCCGCCGCCTGCGCACCGTGATGGACACCGTCCTCCAACCCCCGGGCACCCCCGCCGCCGAACTCCGCATCGAAGCCCGCGTCCGCGCCATGATGGACGCCATGGATCCCCCGGGCATCGCCCCGTCCGACGCCGACCTCGATTTCCAGCGCTGGGGCTCCTGGGGCAACGGCAACCCCATGCGCGCCGAAGCGGAACGTCTCCTCTCGATCCATCTCCCCGGCCGCCGCACCTTCCTCTTCGACCAGAACCCCCTTCTTCGCGGCGATCCCATCCCCCCTTCCCAACCGGCCGCGGCCGCCCCCCGGTTCGGCCGCCTCGACTTCCTTCCCAACTCCGGCAATCCCCTCGAGGAGTTCGTCGAACTCACCAACCCCCATCCCCACGCGCTCGACCTCTCCGGCTGGCGCATCCGCGGTGCCATCGACCACACCTTCCGTCCCGGCACGGTCGTCCCCGCCGGTCGCAGCCTGCACCTCTCGCCCGATGCCCGAAGTTTCCGCGCCCGCACCGCCTCCCCACGCGGCCATGAAGGCCACTTCGTCCAGGGCAACTACCGCGGTTTCCTCAGCGCCCGCGGCGACACCCTGTTGCTCGAAGACGACACCGGCCGGCTCATGGCCTCCCACAGCTACGAAGGCCGGCCCACCCAGGCCCAGCAGTTCCTCCGGATCACCGAGATCTTCTACAACCCCGACCCCGTCCCCGGCCTTCCCCACGACGCCCAAAGCTACGAGTTCCTCGAACTCCGCAACCTCGGCCCCGAACCCCTCGACCTCACCGGCATCCGCCTCACCCGCGGTGTCCGGTTCGACTTCTCCCTCGGCACCATCCCGACCCTCGCCCCGGCCGCCCATGTCCTCGTGGTCCGCGACGTCGCCGCCTTCACCGCCCGGTACGGCCCGCTCGATTCCATCGCAGGCACCTTCGAGGGCGCCCTCGACAACGCCGGCGAGACGCTCCGCCTCGACGATGCCGTCGGGGAGATGATCCTCGAGTTCGCATACGATGATGCCTGGTACCCGATCACCGACGGCCGCGGTCATTCGCTCGTCTTTCGCGATCCCTCCGTGCCCTGGGACACCTGGGGTCACAGTGCCAACTGGCGCCCCAGCACCCGCCCCGGCGGCTCCCCTGGAACCGTCGATGACCCGTTTCCGCCCGCTGAAAGGCCTCGCCTCGTCGTGGAACCCGGCCCGGGCGGTGCCCTCGAACTCCGCTTCCAAACCGCGCCCGGCCAGGCCTACACCGTCCAGGCTGCGGCCACCGTCACCCAGGCGATCTGGCTCGATCTCGATCACCTCCCCGCCGGCCCCGCCAGGACCGTCAGCATTCCCCTCCCGCTCGTGCCCGATCCCGCCCGATACTTCCGCCTCCGCCTCGACTGA
- a CDS encoding sulfite exporter TauE/SafE family protein: MRRLWPWFLWLTAFYAVWLGLVITGSHWQTLRDHYGIAIAMALGSYVAGSTPMGGGTVGFPILVLLFGLPATLGRDFSFAVQSIGMTSASIFILSRRQRLEWVLLRWALVGSLLGTPLGILFVAPHIPGGVIKVVFAVTWASFGVLHLYRINAICSNIGETPAAHAFDRKVGFTVGFLGALTVASVTGVGIDMVLYAVMVLLMRSDLKSAIPSSVIVMAFTSLVGVATKKLLTGFEPGVYENWLAAAPVVALGAPLGVFIVSRIGRKPTLLVVAVLCIGQFFWTMHQEFAVLGATGLAAAILGVALMNGGFEWLWRIGDRLERRSVPMILPKPPRPVLPPNP, encoded by the coding sequence GTGCGCCGACTCTGGCCCTGGTTCCTCTGGCTGACCGCCTTCTACGCGGTCTGGCTTGGCCTCGTCATCACCGGTTCCCACTGGCAAACGCTCCGCGACCACTACGGCATCGCCATTGCCATGGCCCTCGGATCCTATGTGGCCGGTTCCACCCCCATGGGCGGCGGGACCGTGGGCTTCCCCATCCTCGTCCTCCTCTTCGGCCTCCCGGCCACGCTCGGACGCGACTTCAGCTTCGCCGTGCAGTCGATCGGCATGACCAGCGCCAGCATCTTCATCCTATCCCGGCGCCAGCGCCTCGAGTGGGTCCTGCTTCGCTGGGCGCTCGTCGGTTCCCTGCTGGGCACGCCCCTCGGCATCCTCTTCGTGGCGCCCCACATCCCCGGCGGTGTCATCAAGGTCGTCTTCGCCGTGACCTGGGCCAGCTTCGGTGTCCTGCACCTCTACCGGATCAACGCCATCTGCTCGAACATCGGCGAAACCCCGGCCGCCCACGCCTTCGACCGCAAGGTCGGCTTCACCGTGGGATTCCTCGGCGCCCTGACCGTCGCGTCGGTCACCGGTGTCGGCATCGACATGGTCCTTTATGCGGTCATGGTCCTCCTCATGCGCTCCGACCTGAAGAGCGCGATCCCTTCGTCCGTGATTGTGATGGCCTTTACCTCCCTCGTGGGCGTCGCCACGAAGAAGCTTCTCACCGGCTTCGAGCCTGGCGTGTACGAGAACTGGCTCGCGGCCGCCCCCGTGGTCGCCCTGGGCGCCCCGCTCGGCGTCTTCATCGTCTCCCGCATCGGACGCAAACCCACCCTCCTGGTGGTCGCCGTGCTGTGCATCGGGCAGTTCTTCTGGACCATGCACCAGGAGTTCGCCGTCCTCGGCGCAACCGGCCTCGCCGCCGCCATTCTCGGGGTCGCCCTCATGAACGGCGGCTTCGAATGGCTCTGGCGCATCGGCGACCGCCTCGAACGCCGTTCCGTCCCCATGATCCTCCCCAAACCGCCCCGCCCGGTGCTCCCGCCCAATCCCTAG